GGACGGTTGCGAAGAATACGGTACGCAGGTTGCAAGGCATTGCGATTTTCCAAGGGGAAGGTTGCGAAGGCATGGTGCTGACCCGCCTAGCAGCCACACCGGAATTTCAGCCTATCGCGCAGTGTACCAGTGCAGATTGGCTCGCTGATCCGGGCGAGGGTGACACAGGTTAAGCGACGCTCTGCCCGGGGTCTGTCCCGAAGTGGGCGACTTCGGGGTCTTCCTGGATCAGCCATTCGGTGAGATCGGCCTTCAGTTGGATTCCGTTTTGGTGGGAGGCGATGGCGATACGCATGACAGGTCCATTGGCGCTAGGGGAGAGATTCTCCACCCTTGGCCGAGGCTTTTCCGACGGTTGGCTCAATGGGCCGCGGACGGTGCAGCGAGGGTACGTTTTCCTCGCAGAGTAAGATTTCTCATTCACCCAATAGCCAACTGGGCCACTCTTCCTTGCGCGTGTGCCAAGCGACATTCG
This DNA window, taken from Porphyrobacter sp. ULC335, encodes the following:
- a CDS encoding RpiB/LacA/LacB family sugar-phosphate isomerase produces the protein MRIAIASHQNGIQLKADLTEWLIQEDPEVAHFGTDPGQSVA